From the Kogia breviceps isolate mKogBre1 chromosome 3, mKogBre1 haplotype 1, whole genome shotgun sequence genome, one window contains:
- the FURIN gene encoding furin isoform X1, with amino-acid sequence MELRPWLLWVVAAAGALVLLAADARGQKVFTNTWAVRIPGGPAVADSVARKHGFLNLGQIFGDYYHFWHRAVTKRSLSPHRPRHSRLQREPHVQWLEQQVAKRRTKRDVYQEPTDPKFPQQWYLSGVTQRDLNVKEAWAQGYTGRGIVVSILDDGIEKNHPDLAGNYDPGASFDVNDQDPDPQPRYTQMNDNRHGTRCAGEVAAVANNGVCGVGVAYNARIGGVRMLDGEVTDAVEARSLGLNPNHIHIYSASWGPEDDGKTVDGPARLAEEAFFRGVSQGRGGLGSIFVWASGNGGREHDSCNCDGYTNSIYTLSISSATQSGNVPWYSEACSSTLATTYSSGNQNEKQIVTTDLRQKCTESHTGTSASAPLAAGIIALTLEANKNLTWRDMQHLVVQTSKPAHLNANDWATNGVGRKVSHSYGYGLLDAGAMVALAQNWTTVTPQRKCIIDILAEPKDIGKRLEVRKTVTACLGEPSHIMRLEHTQARLTLSYNRRGDLAIHLVSPMGTRSTLLAARPHDYSADGFNDWAFMTTHSWDEDPSGEWVLEIENTSEANNYGTLTKFTLVLYGTAPEGLPTPPESIGCKTLTSSQACVVCEEGFSLHQKSCVQRCPPGFAPQVLDTHYSTENNVEIIRASVCAPCHASCATCQGPAPSDCLSCPSHASLDPVEQTCSRQSQSSRESPQPQQPQQPPPAEVEAEPRLREGLLPSHLPEVVAGLSCAFIVLVFVTVFLVLQLRSGFSFRGVKVYTMDRGLISYKGLPPEAWQEECPSDSEEDEGRGERTAFIKDQSAL; translated from the exons ATGGAGCTGAGGCCCTGGTTGCTATGGGTGGTAGCAGCAGCAGGAGCCTTGGTCCTGCTGGCGGCCGATGCCCGTGGCCAGAAGGTCTTCACCAATACCTGGGCCGTGCGCATTCCTGGAGGCCCAGCCGTGGCTGACAGTGTGGCACGCAAGCATGGCTTCCTCAACCTGGGCCAG ATCTTCGGCGACTATTACCACTTCTGGCATCGAGCGGTGACAAAGCGGTCCCTGTCACCTCACCGCCCGCGGCACAGCCGGCTGCAGCGGGAACCTCAT GTACAGTGGCTGGAGCAGCAGGTGGCAAAGCGACGGACCAAACGGGACGTGTACCAGGAGCCCACGGACCCCAAGTTTCCCCAGCAGTGGTACCTG TCTGGTGTCACCCAGCGGGACCTGAACGTGAAGGAGGCCTGGGCCCAGGGCTACACGGGGCGTGGCATCGTGGTCTCCATTCTGGACGATGGCATCGAGAAGAACCACCCGGACTTGGCAGGCAATTAT GATCCTGGGGCCAGCTTCGATGTCAATGACCAGGACCCTGACCCACAGCCTCGGTACACGCAGATGAATGACAACAG GCATGGCACACGGTGTGCAGGCGAGGTGGCCGCAGTGGCCAACAACGGTGTCTGTGGCGTAGGCGTGGCCTACAATGCCCGCATTGGAG GGGTGCGCATGCTGGACGGTGAAGTGACAGATGCGGTAGAGGCACGCTCGCTGGGCCTGAATCCCAACCACATCCACATCTACAGCGCCAGTTGGGGCCCCGAGGACGACGGCAAGACCGTGGATGGGCCAGCCCGCCTTGCTGAGGAGGCCTTCTTCCGGGGGGTCAGCCAG GGCCGCGGGGGGCTGGGCTCCATCTTTGTCTGGGCCTCTGGGAACGGGGGCCGGGAACATGACAGCTGCAACTGCGACGGCTACACCAACAGCATCTACACGCTGTCCATCAGCAGCGCCACGCAGTCCGGCAACGTGCCCTGGTACAGTGAGGCCTGCTCGTCCACACTGGCCACAACCTACAGCAGTGGAAACCAGAACGAGAAGCAGATC GTGACCACTGATTTGCGGCAGAAGTGTACGGAGTCTCACACAGGCACCTCTGCCTCTGCCCCCTTGGCAGCGGGCATCATCGCTCTCACCCTGGAGGCCAA TAAGAACCTCACCTGGCGGGACATGCAGCACCTGGTGGTACAGACCTCAAAGCCAGCCCACCTCAATGCTAACGACTGGGCCACCAATGGTGTGGGCCGCAAAG TGAGCCATTCATATGGCTACGGGTTACTGGATGCAGGCGCCATGGTGGCTCTGGCCCAGAACTGGACGACGGTGACCCCCCAGCGGAAGTGCATCATCGACATCCTCGCTGAGCCCAA GGACATCGGGAAGCGGCTGGAGGTGCGGAAGACTGTGACCGCCTGCCTGGGGGAGCCCAGCCACATCATGCGCCTGGAACATACTCAGGCGCGGCTCACCCTGTCCTACAACCGCCGCGGTGACCTGGCCATCCACCTGGTCAGCCCCATGGGCACCCGCTCCACCCTGCTGGCTGCCAG GCCGCACGACTACTCTGCAGATGGGTTTAACGACTGGGCCTTCATGACGACCCATTCTTGGGATGAGGACCCCTCTGGCGAGTGGGTCCTGGAGATTGAAAACACCAGCGAAGCAAACAACTATG GGACACTGACCAAGTTCACCCTCGTGCTGTACGGCACGGCCCCTGAGGGGCTGCCCACACCTCCTGAGAGCATCGGCTGCAAGACCCTCACGTCCAGCCAGGCCTGTGTGG TGTGCGAGGAAGGCTTCTCCCTGCACCAGAAGAGCTGTGTCCAGCGCTGCCCTCCAGGCTTCGCTCCCCAAGTCCTCGACACGCACTACAGCACTGAGAACAACGTGGAGATTATCCGGGCCAGCGTCTGTGCCCCCTGCCACGCCTCGTGTGCCACGTGCCAGGGGCCAGCCCCCTCAGACTGCCTCAGCTGCCCCAGCCATGCCTCCCTGGACCCTGTGGAGCAGACGTGCTCCCGGCAAAGCCAGAGCAGCCGTGAGTCGCCGCAGCCGCAGCAGCCGCAGCAGCCGCCGCCCGCGGAGGTGGAGGCAGAGCCGCGGCTGCGGGAGGGGCTGCTGCCCTCACACCTGCCCGAGGTGGTGGCTGGCCTCAGCTGCGCCTTCATCGTGCTGGTCTTCGTCACTGTCTTCCTGGTCCTGCAGCTGCGCTCGGGCTTCAGCTTCCGAGGGGTGAAGGTGTACACCATGGACCGTGGCCTCATCTCCTACAAGGGGCTGCCCCCCGAAGCCTGGCAGGAGGAGTGCCCGTCCGACTCAGAAGAGGACGAGGGCCGGGGCGAGAGGACCGCCTTTATCAAAGACCAGAGCGCCCTTTGA
- the FES gene encoding tyrosine-protein kinase Fes/Fps isoform X1: protein MGFSSELCSPQGHGAVQQMQEAELRLLEGMRKWMAQRVKSDREYAGLLHHMSLQDSGGQSRGISPQSPISQSWAEITSQTEGLSRLLRQHAEDLNSGPLSKLSLLIRERQQLRKTYNEQWQQLQQELNKTHSQDIEKLKSQYRALARDSAQARRKYQEASKDKDRDKAKDKYVRSLWKLFAHHNRYVLGVRAAQLHHQHHHRLMLPGLLQSLQDLHQEMACILKEILQEYLEISSLVQDEVVAIHQEMAAAVAHIQPEAEYQGFLQQYGSTPDVPPCVTFDESLLEEAELLEPGELQLNELTVESVQHTLTSVTEDLAVATETVLSRQEVVTQLQHELWTEEQTTHPRERVQLLGKKQVLQEALQGLQVALCSQAKLQAQQELLQAKLEQLGPGEPLPVLLLQDDRHSTSSSEQEREGGRTPTLEILKSHISGIFRPKFSLPPLLQLVPEVQKPLHEQLWYHGAIPRAEVAELLTHSGDFVVRESQGKQEYVLSVLWDGQPRHFIIQYADNLYRLEGDGFPSIPLLVDHLLRSQQPLTKKSGIILNRAVPKDKWALSHEDLVLGEQIGRGNFGEVFSGRLRADNTLVAVKSCRETLPPDLKAKFLQEARILKQYSHPNIVRLIGVCTQKQPIYIVMELVQGGDFLTFLRTEGARLRVKTLLQMVGDAAAGMEYLESKCCIHRDLAARNCLVTEKNVLKISDFGMSREEADGIYAASGGLRQVPVKWTAPEALNYGRYSSESDVWSFGILLWETFSLGASPYPNLSNQQTREFVEKGGRLPCPELCPDAVFRLMEQCWASEPGQRPSFSTIYQELQSIRKRHR, encoded by the exons ATGGGCTTCTCTTCGGAGCTGTGCAGTCCCCAAGGCCACGGGGCAGTGCAGCAGATGCAGGAGGCCGAGCTTCGGCTGCTGGAGGGCATGAGGAAGTGGATGGCCCAGCGGGTCAAGAGTGACAGAGAATACGCTGGGCTGCTGCACCACATGTCACTGCAGGACAGTGGGGGCCAGAGCCGGGGCATCAGCCCCCAGAGCCCCATCAGTCAG TCCTGGGCAGAGATCACCAGCCAGACGGAGGGCCTGAGCCGGTTGCTGAGGCAGCACGCAGAAGATCTGAACTCAGGGCCGCTGAGCAAGCTGAGCCTGTTGATCCGGGAGCGGCAGCAGCTGCGCAAGACTTACAACGAGCAGTGGCAGCAGCTCCAGCAGGAGCTCAACAag aCCCACAGCCAGGACATTGAGAAGCTGAAGAGCCAGTACCGAGCCCTGGCACGGGACAGCGCCCAGGCCCGACGCAAGTACCAGGAGGCCAGCAAAG ACAAAGACCGTGACAAGGCCAAGGACAAGTACGTGCGCAGCTTGTGGAAGCTCTTCGCTCACCACAACCGCTACGTGCTGGGTGTGCGGGCCGCGCAGctacaccaccagcaccaccaccggCTCATGCTGCCCGGCCTGCTCCAGTCCCTGCAGGACCTGCACCAGGAGATGGCATGCATCTT gaaggagatCCTGCAGGAATACCTGGAGATTAGCAGCCTGGTGCAGGACGAGGTGGTGGCCATTCACCAGGAGATGGCTGCAGCGGTTGCCCACATCCAGCCCGAGGCCGAGTACCAAGGCTTCCTGCAACAGTATGG GTCCACGCCTGACGTCCCACCCTGTGTCACCTTTGATGAGTCGCTGCTTGAGGAGGCTGAACTGCTGGAGCCCGGGGAGCTGCAGCTGAACGAGCTGACGGTGGAAAGCGTGCAGCACAC GCTGACCTCAGTGACAGAAGACCTGGCCGTGGCCACTGAGACAGTGCTCAGCCGGCAGGAGGTGGTCACTCAGCTGCAGCACGAACTCTGGACTGAGGAGCAGACCACCCACCCCCGGGAGCG GGTGCAGCTGCTGGGCAAGAAGCAGGTGCTGCAGGAGGCGCTGCAGGGGCTGCAGGTAGCACTGTGCAGCCAGGCCAAGCTGCAAGCCCAGCAGGAGCTGCTGCAGGCCAAgctggagcagctaggccccggTGAGCCCCTGCCTGTGCTGCTCCTGCAGGACGACCGCCACTCCACCTCATCCTCG GAGCAGGAGCGAGAAGGGGGAAGGACACCCACCCTGGAGATCCTTAAGAGCCACATCTCAGGAATCTTCCGCCCCAAGTTCTCG CTCCCCCCACTGCTGCAGCTCGTTCCAGAGGTGCAGAAGCCCCTGCATGAGCAGCTGTGGTACCACGGAGCCATCCCGCGGGCAGAGGTGGCTGAGCTGCTGACACACTCTGGGGACTTCGTGGTCCGGGAGAGCCAGGGCAAGCAGGAGTACGTGCTGTCTGTGCTGTGGGACGGCCAGCCCCGACACTTCATCATCCAGTATGCTGAC AACCTGTACCGACTGGAAGGAGATGGCTTTCCCAGCATCCCCTTGCTCGTAGACCACCTGTTGCGCTCCCAGCAGCCCCTCACCAAGAAGAGCGGTATCATCCTAAACAGGGCTGTGCCCAAG gaCAAGTGGGCACTAAGCCACGAGGACCTGGTGTTGGGTGAGCAGATTGGGCGG GGGAACTTTGGCGAAGTATTCAGCGGACGCCTGAGAGCGGACAACACCCTGGTGGCCGTTAAATCTTGCCGTGAGACGCTCCCACCCGACCTCAAGGCCAAGTTTCTGCAGGAAGCGAG GATCCTGAAGCAGTACAGCCACCCCAACATCGTGCGTCTCATCGGCGTCTGCACCCAGAAGCAGCCCATCTACATCGTCATGGAGCTTGTGCAGG GAGGCGACTTCCTGACCTTCCTCCGGACAGAGGGAGCCCGCCTGAGGGTGAAGACGCTGCTGCAGATGGTAGGGGATGCAGCTGCGGGCATGGAGTATCTGGAGAGCAAGTGCTGCATCCACCG GGACCTGGCCGCTCGGAACTGTCTAGTGACAGAGAAGAACGTCCTGAAGATCAGTGACTTTGGGATGTCCCGGGAGGAAGCCGACGGGATCTACGCAGCCTCAGGGGGTCTCAGACAAGTTCCCGTGAAGTGGACCGCACCGGAGGCCCTGAACTATG GCCGCTACTCCTCCGAGAGCGACGTGTGGAGCTTTGGCATCTTGCTCTGGGAGACCTTCAGCCTGGGGGCCTCCCCGTACCCCAACCTCAGCAATCAGCAGACTCGGGAGTTTGTGGAAAAGG GGGGCCGCCTGCCTTGCCCTGAACTGTGCCCCGACGCTGTGTTCAGACTCATGGAGCAGTGCTGGGCCTCCGAGCCCGGGCAGCGACCCAGCTTCAGCACCATCTACCAGGAGCTGCAGAGCATCCGAAAGCGGCATCGGTGA
- the FES gene encoding tyrosine-protein kinase Fes/Fps isoform X2, translated as MGFSSELCSPQGHGAVQQMQEAELRLLEGMRKWMAQRVKSDREYAGLLHHMSLQDSGGQSRGISPQSPISQSWAEITSQTEGLSRLLRQHAEDLNSGPLSKLSLLIRERQQLRKTYNEQWQQLQQELNKTHSQDIEKLKSQYRALARDSAQARRKYQEASKDKDRDKAKDKYVRSLWKLFAHHNRYVLGVRAAQLHHQHHHRLMLPGLLQSLQDLHQEMACILKEILQEYLEISSLVQDEVVAIHQEMAAAVAHIQPEAEYQGFLQQYGSTPDVPPCVTFDESLLEEAELLEPGELQLNELTVESVQHTLTSVTEDLAVATETVLSRQEVVTQLQHELWTEEQTTHPRERVQLLGKKQVLQEALQGLQVALCSQAKLQAQQELLQAKLEQLGPGEPLPVLLLQDDRHSTSSSEQEREGGRTPTLEILKSHISGIFRPKFSLPPLLQLVPEVQKPLHEQLWYHGAIPRAEVAELLTHSGDFVVRESQGKQEYVLSVLWDGQPRHFIIQYADNLYRLEGDGFPSIPLLVDHLLRSQQPLTKKSGIILNRAVPKGNFGEVFSGRLRADNTLVAVKSCRETLPPDLKAKFLQEARILKQYSHPNIVRLIGVCTQKQPIYIVMELVQGGDFLTFLRTEGARLRVKTLLQMVGDAAAGMEYLESKCCIHRDLAARNCLVTEKNVLKISDFGMSREEADGIYAASGGLRQVPVKWTAPEALNYGRYSSESDVWSFGILLWETFSLGASPYPNLSNQQTREFVEKGGRLPCPELCPDAVFRLMEQCWASEPGQRPSFSTIYQELQSIRKRHR; from the exons ATGGGCTTCTCTTCGGAGCTGTGCAGTCCCCAAGGCCACGGGGCAGTGCAGCAGATGCAGGAGGCCGAGCTTCGGCTGCTGGAGGGCATGAGGAAGTGGATGGCCCAGCGGGTCAAGAGTGACAGAGAATACGCTGGGCTGCTGCACCACATGTCACTGCAGGACAGTGGGGGCCAGAGCCGGGGCATCAGCCCCCAGAGCCCCATCAGTCAG TCCTGGGCAGAGATCACCAGCCAGACGGAGGGCCTGAGCCGGTTGCTGAGGCAGCACGCAGAAGATCTGAACTCAGGGCCGCTGAGCAAGCTGAGCCTGTTGATCCGGGAGCGGCAGCAGCTGCGCAAGACTTACAACGAGCAGTGGCAGCAGCTCCAGCAGGAGCTCAACAag aCCCACAGCCAGGACATTGAGAAGCTGAAGAGCCAGTACCGAGCCCTGGCACGGGACAGCGCCCAGGCCCGACGCAAGTACCAGGAGGCCAGCAAAG ACAAAGACCGTGACAAGGCCAAGGACAAGTACGTGCGCAGCTTGTGGAAGCTCTTCGCTCACCACAACCGCTACGTGCTGGGTGTGCGGGCCGCGCAGctacaccaccagcaccaccaccggCTCATGCTGCCCGGCCTGCTCCAGTCCCTGCAGGACCTGCACCAGGAGATGGCATGCATCTT gaaggagatCCTGCAGGAATACCTGGAGATTAGCAGCCTGGTGCAGGACGAGGTGGTGGCCATTCACCAGGAGATGGCTGCAGCGGTTGCCCACATCCAGCCCGAGGCCGAGTACCAAGGCTTCCTGCAACAGTATGG GTCCACGCCTGACGTCCCACCCTGTGTCACCTTTGATGAGTCGCTGCTTGAGGAGGCTGAACTGCTGGAGCCCGGGGAGCTGCAGCTGAACGAGCTGACGGTGGAAAGCGTGCAGCACAC GCTGACCTCAGTGACAGAAGACCTGGCCGTGGCCACTGAGACAGTGCTCAGCCGGCAGGAGGTGGTCACTCAGCTGCAGCACGAACTCTGGACTGAGGAGCAGACCACCCACCCCCGGGAGCG GGTGCAGCTGCTGGGCAAGAAGCAGGTGCTGCAGGAGGCGCTGCAGGGGCTGCAGGTAGCACTGTGCAGCCAGGCCAAGCTGCAAGCCCAGCAGGAGCTGCTGCAGGCCAAgctggagcagctaggccccggTGAGCCCCTGCCTGTGCTGCTCCTGCAGGACGACCGCCACTCCACCTCATCCTCG GAGCAGGAGCGAGAAGGGGGAAGGACACCCACCCTGGAGATCCTTAAGAGCCACATCTCAGGAATCTTCCGCCCCAAGTTCTCG CTCCCCCCACTGCTGCAGCTCGTTCCAGAGGTGCAGAAGCCCCTGCATGAGCAGCTGTGGTACCACGGAGCCATCCCGCGGGCAGAGGTGGCTGAGCTGCTGACACACTCTGGGGACTTCGTGGTCCGGGAGAGCCAGGGCAAGCAGGAGTACGTGCTGTCTGTGCTGTGGGACGGCCAGCCCCGACACTTCATCATCCAGTATGCTGAC AACCTGTACCGACTGGAAGGAGATGGCTTTCCCAGCATCCCCTTGCTCGTAGACCACCTGTTGCGCTCCCAGCAGCCCCTCACCAAGAAGAGCGGTATCATCCTAAACAGGGCTGTGCCCAAG GGGAACTTTGGCGAAGTATTCAGCGGACGCCTGAGAGCGGACAACACCCTGGTGGCCGTTAAATCTTGCCGTGAGACGCTCCCACCCGACCTCAAGGCCAAGTTTCTGCAGGAAGCGAG GATCCTGAAGCAGTACAGCCACCCCAACATCGTGCGTCTCATCGGCGTCTGCACCCAGAAGCAGCCCATCTACATCGTCATGGAGCTTGTGCAGG GAGGCGACTTCCTGACCTTCCTCCGGACAGAGGGAGCCCGCCTGAGGGTGAAGACGCTGCTGCAGATGGTAGGGGATGCAGCTGCGGGCATGGAGTATCTGGAGAGCAAGTGCTGCATCCACCG GGACCTGGCCGCTCGGAACTGTCTAGTGACAGAGAAGAACGTCCTGAAGATCAGTGACTTTGGGATGTCCCGGGAGGAAGCCGACGGGATCTACGCAGCCTCAGGGGGTCTCAGACAAGTTCCCGTGAAGTGGACCGCACCGGAGGCCCTGAACTATG GCCGCTACTCCTCCGAGAGCGACGTGTGGAGCTTTGGCATCTTGCTCTGGGAGACCTTCAGCCTGGGGGCCTCCCCGTACCCCAACCTCAGCAATCAGCAGACTCGGGAGTTTGTGGAAAAGG GGGGCCGCCTGCCTTGCCCTGAACTGTGCCCCGACGCTGTGTTCAGACTCATGGAGCAGTGCTGGGCCTCCGAGCCCGGGCAGCGACCCAGCTTCAGCACCATCTACCAGGAGCTGCAGAGCATCCGAAAGCGGCATCGGTGA
- the FURIN gene encoding furin isoform X2, with product MELRPWLLWVVAAAGALVLLAADARGQKVFTNTWAVRIPGGPAVADSVARKHGFLNLGQIFGDYYHFWHRAVTKRSLSPHRPRHSRLQREPHVQWLEQQVAKRRTKRDVYQEPTDPKFPQQWYLSGVTQRDLNVKEAWAQGYTGRGIVVSILDDGIEKNHPDLAGNYDPGASFDVNDQDPDPQPRYTQMNDNRHGTRCAGEVAAVANNGVCGVGVAYNARIGGVRMLDGEVTDAVEARSLGLNPNHIHIYSASWGPEDDGKTVDGPARLAEEAFFRGVSQGRGGLGSIFVWASGNGGREHDSCNCDGYTNSIYTLSISSATQSGNVPWYSEACSSTLATTYSSGNQNEKQIVTTDLRQKCTESHTGTSASAPLAAGIIALTLEANKNLTWRDMQHLVVQTSKPAHLNANDWATNGVGRKVSHSYGYGLLDAGAMVALAQNWTTVTPQRKCIIDILAEPKDIGKRLEVRKTVTACLGEPSHIMRLEHTQARLTLSYNRRGDLAIHLVSPMGTRSTLLAARPHDYSADGFNDWAFMTTHSWDEDPSGEWVLEIENTSEANNYGTLTKFTLVLYGTAPEGLPTPPESIGCKTLTSSQACCARKASPCTRRAVSSAALQASLPKSSTRTTALRTTWRLSGPASVPPATPRVPRARGQPPQTASAAPAMPPWTLWSRRAPGKARAAVSRRSRSSRSSRRPRRWRQSRGCGRGCCPHTCPRWWLASAAPSSCWSSSLSSWSCSCARASASEG from the exons ATGGAGCTGAGGCCCTGGTTGCTATGGGTGGTAGCAGCAGCAGGAGCCTTGGTCCTGCTGGCGGCCGATGCCCGTGGCCAGAAGGTCTTCACCAATACCTGGGCCGTGCGCATTCCTGGAGGCCCAGCCGTGGCTGACAGTGTGGCACGCAAGCATGGCTTCCTCAACCTGGGCCAG ATCTTCGGCGACTATTACCACTTCTGGCATCGAGCGGTGACAAAGCGGTCCCTGTCACCTCACCGCCCGCGGCACAGCCGGCTGCAGCGGGAACCTCAT GTACAGTGGCTGGAGCAGCAGGTGGCAAAGCGACGGACCAAACGGGACGTGTACCAGGAGCCCACGGACCCCAAGTTTCCCCAGCAGTGGTACCTG TCTGGTGTCACCCAGCGGGACCTGAACGTGAAGGAGGCCTGGGCCCAGGGCTACACGGGGCGTGGCATCGTGGTCTCCATTCTGGACGATGGCATCGAGAAGAACCACCCGGACTTGGCAGGCAATTAT GATCCTGGGGCCAGCTTCGATGTCAATGACCAGGACCCTGACCCACAGCCTCGGTACACGCAGATGAATGACAACAG GCATGGCACACGGTGTGCAGGCGAGGTGGCCGCAGTGGCCAACAACGGTGTCTGTGGCGTAGGCGTGGCCTACAATGCCCGCATTGGAG GGGTGCGCATGCTGGACGGTGAAGTGACAGATGCGGTAGAGGCACGCTCGCTGGGCCTGAATCCCAACCACATCCACATCTACAGCGCCAGTTGGGGCCCCGAGGACGACGGCAAGACCGTGGATGGGCCAGCCCGCCTTGCTGAGGAGGCCTTCTTCCGGGGGGTCAGCCAG GGCCGCGGGGGGCTGGGCTCCATCTTTGTCTGGGCCTCTGGGAACGGGGGCCGGGAACATGACAGCTGCAACTGCGACGGCTACACCAACAGCATCTACACGCTGTCCATCAGCAGCGCCACGCAGTCCGGCAACGTGCCCTGGTACAGTGAGGCCTGCTCGTCCACACTGGCCACAACCTACAGCAGTGGAAACCAGAACGAGAAGCAGATC GTGACCACTGATTTGCGGCAGAAGTGTACGGAGTCTCACACAGGCACCTCTGCCTCTGCCCCCTTGGCAGCGGGCATCATCGCTCTCACCCTGGAGGCCAA TAAGAACCTCACCTGGCGGGACATGCAGCACCTGGTGGTACAGACCTCAAAGCCAGCCCACCTCAATGCTAACGACTGGGCCACCAATGGTGTGGGCCGCAAAG TGAGCCATTCATATGGCTACGGGTTACTGGATGCAGGCGCCATGGTGGCTCTGGCCCAGAACTGGACGACGGTGACCCCCCAGCGGAAGTGCATCATCGACATCCTCGCTGAGCCCAA GGACATCGGGAAGCGGCTGGAGGTGCGGAAGACTGTGACCGCCTGCCTGGGGGAGCCCAGCCACATCATGCGCCTGGAACATACTCAGGCGCGGCTCACCCTGTCCTACAACCGCCGCGGTGACCTGGCCATCCACCTGGTCAGCCCCATGGGCACCCGCTCCACCCTGCTGGCTGCCAG GCCGCACGACTACTCTGCAGATGGGTTTAACGACTGGGCCTTCATGACGACCCATTCTTGGGATGAGGACCCCTCTGGCGAGTGGGTCCTGGAGATTGAAAACACCAGCGAAGCAAACAACTATG GGACACTGACCAAGTTCACCCTCGTGCTGTACGGCACGGCCCCTGAGGGGCTGCCCACACCTCCTGAGAGCATCGGCTGCAAGACCCTCACGTCCAGCCAGGCCTGT TGTGCGAGGAAGGCTTCTCCCTGCACCAGAAGAGCTGTGTCCAGCGCTGCCCTCCAGGCTTCGCTCCCCAAGTCCTCGACACGCACTACAGCACTGAGAACAACGTGGAGATTATCCGGGCCAGCGTCTGTGCCCCCTGCCACGCCTCGTGTGCCACGTGCCAGGGGCCAGCCCCCTCAGACTGCCTCAGCTGCCCCAGCCATGCCTCCCTGGACCCTGTGGAGCAGACGTGCTCCCGGCAAAGCCAGAGCAGCCGTGAGTCGCCGCAGCCGCAGCAGCCGCAGCAGCCGCCGCCCGCGGAGGTGGAGGCAGAGCCGCGGCTGCGGGAGGGGCTGCTGCCCTCACACCTGCCCGAGGTGGTGGCTGGCCTCAGCTGCGCCTTCATCGTGCTGGTCTTCGTCACTGTCTTCCTGGTCCTGCAGCTGCGCTCGGGCTTCAGCTTCCGAGGGGTGA